The Diceros bicornis minor isolate mBicDic1 chromosome 15, mDicBic1.mat.cur, whole genome shotgun sequence genome has a window encoding:
- the RTP1 gene encoding receptor-transporting protein 1, with the protein MRIFRPWRLRCPALHLPSLSAFSLRWSLPTLASDETMCKSVTTDEWKKVFYEKMEEAKPADSWDLIMDPNLKHNVLAPGWKQYLELHASGRFHCSWCWHTWQSPYLVILFHMHLDRAQRAGSVRMRVFKQLCYECGTARLDESSMLEENIESLVDNLITSLREQCYGERGGQYRIHVASRQDNRRHRGEFCEACQEGIVHWKPSEKLLEEEATTYTFSRAPSPTKPQAEGGSGCNFFSIPWCLFWATILLLIIYLQFSFRSSF; encoded by the exons ATGAGGATTTTTAGACCGTGGAGACTGCGCTGCCCTGCCCTGCACCTGCCCTCACTCTCCGCGTTCTCACTCAGGTGGAGCTTGCCCACCCTCGCCTCTGACGAGACCATGTGTAAAAGTGTGACCACAGATGAATGGAAGAAAGTCTTCTATGAGAAGATGGAGGAGGCAAAGCCGGCTGACAGCTGGGACCTAATTATGGATCCGAACCTCAAGCACAAcgtgctggcccctggctggAAGCAGTACTTGGAATTGCATGCCTCGGGCAG GTTCCACTGCTCCTGGTGCTGGCACACCTGGCAGTCGCCCTACCTGGTCATCCTCTTCCACATGCACCTCGACCGCGCCCAGCGGGCGGGCTCGGTGCGCATGCGCGTCTTCAAGCAGCTGTGCTACGAGTGCGGCACGGCGCGGCTGGACGAGTCGAGCATGCTGGAGGAGAACATCGAGAGCCTGGTGGACAACCTCATCACCAGCCTGCGCGAGCAGTGCTACGGCGAGCGCGGCGGCCAGTACCGCATCCACGTGGCCAGCCGCCAAGACAACCGGCGGCACCGCGGCGAGTTCTGCGAGGCCTGCCAGGAGGGCATCGTGCACTGGAAGCCCAGCGAGAAGCTGCTGGAGGAGGAGGCGACCACCTACACCTTCTCCCGGGCGCCCAGCCCCACCAAGCCGCAAGCCGAGGGGGGTTCTGGCTGCAACTTCTTCTCTATTCCCTGGTGCTTGTTTTGGGCCACGATCCTGCTGCTGATCATCTACCTGCAGTTCTCCTTCCGCAGCTCCTTCTAA